The window CAGCCGGACGGCCCGAGCAGTGAGAAGAACTCCCCCTGTCCGATCGCCAGATCCAGGCTCTTGACGGCGGGCACCGCCTCACCGTGCGACAGGTAGTCCTTGCGCACGCCGGCGAACTCGATCGCCGGGGTGGGGACCGGCGTGGAGGGAGGAGTGGTCATCTATCACCTCTGAGCGGGGGTGTCATTGAAGCTCATCACGTGCTTGATACGGGTGTATTCCTCGAACCCGTACATCGAGAGATCCTTGCCGTAACCGGAGTGACCGTAACCGCCGTGCGGCATCTCGGATACGAAGGGTAGGTGTGTGTTGATCCAGACGGCACCGAAGTCCAGCCGGCGGGACACTCGCATGGCCCGGCCGTGGTTCTGGGTCCAGACGCTGGCGCTCAGCCCGAACCGCACGTCGTTGGCCCAACGGACCGCCTGATCCTCATCGGTGAAGGACTGCACGGTGACGACCGGGCCGAAGATCTCGTCCTGGATCATCTCGTCGGGCTGCCGCAGGCCGGCCACCACGGTCGGGGCGAAGAAGTAGCCGCGGTCGCCGACCCGGTGCCCGCCGGCGACCACCTCGGCGTGGTCCGGGGTGCGGCTCAGGAAGCCGGTGACCCGGTCCAGCTGGTCGACGTTGTTGACCGGGCCGAAGAACGCGTCGGTCTCGCTCGGCGGTCCGACCTTGGTGGCCTTGGCCGCCTCGGCGAGCGCCGCGGTGAAGTCGGCGGCGATCCGCTCGTGCACCAGCACCCGGGTCGCGGCGGTGCAGTCCTGGCCGGCGTTGAAGAAACCGGCTCCGGCGATCGCGGCGGCGGTGGCGGCGATGTCGACGTCGTCGAAGACCACCACCGGGGCCTTGCCACCCAGCTCCAGGTGAACCCGCTTGAGGTCGGGGGCGGCGGCCGCGGCGACCTCCATGCCGGCCCGGGTCGAGCCGGTGATCGACACGAACTGCGGCGTCGGGTGGGTGACCAGGGCACGACCGGTGTCGCGGTCGCCGCAGACCACGTTCAGCACGCCCGGCGGCAGGAACTCGTTCGCGATCTCGGCCAGCAGCAGCGTGCTGACCGGGGTGGTGTCCGACGGCTTCAGGACCACCGAGTTGCCCGCGGCGATGGCGGGGGCGAACTTCCACACACCCATCACCATCGGATAGTTCCACGGGGTGATCTGCGCGCAGACGCCGATCGGCTCACGGCGTACGAAGGAGGTGTGGTCCCGCAGGTACTCCCCGGCGGCCTTGCCCTCCAGGATCCGCGCCGCACCGGCGAAGAAACGCAACTCGTCGAGGATCGGGCCCATCTCCTCGGCCCGGGTCGCCTCGACCGGCTTGCCGGTGTTGCGGACCTCGGCCGCGATGATCTCGTCGGCCCGGGCCTCGATCGCGTCGGCGATGCGCAGTAGTGCCCGCTGCCGCTCGGCCGGGGTGCTGTCCCGCCAGACCTCGAAACCGTCCGCC of the Actinoplanes sichuanensis genome contains:
- a CDS encoding gamma-aminobutyraldehyde dehydrogenase, whose protein sequence is MSTSVPVLRNFVAGSYTGTEDGVTSPVIDPSTGETYAQAPVSSVRDVEKAVAAAADGFEVWRDSTPAERQRALLRIADAIEARADEIIAAEVRNTGKPVEATRAEEMGPILDELRFFAGAARILEGKAAGEYLRDHTSFVRREPIGVCAQITPWNYPMVMGVWKFAPAIAAGNSVVLKPSDTTPVSTLLLAEIANEFLPPGVLNVVCGDRDTGRALVTHPTPQFVSITGSTRAGMEVAAAAAPDLKRVHLELGGKAPVVVFDDVDIAATAAAIAGAGFFNAGQDCTAATRVLVHERIAADFTAALAEAAKATKVGPPSETDAFFGPVNNVDQLDRVTGFLSRTPDHAEVVAGGHRVGDRGYFFAPTVVAGLRQPDEMIQDEIFGPVVTVQSFTDEDQAVRWANDVRFGLSASVWTQNHGRAMRVSRRLDFGAVWINTHLPFVSEMPHGGYGHSGYGKDLSMYGFEEYTRIKHVMSFNDTPAQR